The following is a genomic window from Corallococcus soli.
GGACCAGCCCTTCGCCCAGGCCCGTGGCAACCGCTGGGCACAGGGCGTCTTCCTCCCGCTCAACCGGGGCTCCATCGCCTGTGGCGAGGCCTGGCCCGTCCCCATGTCCGAGCGCCTCCGGGGCGACCTGTCGCAGGAGGAGTACCTGGAGGACGCCAGCGCCGGCACCGCGCGACGGGTGGAGTGGACCCCCAATCGGCTCGTGGTGGACGTGGACGCGACGCGGCCCACGGCGCTGCTCATCAACCAGAACTGGCACCCGGGCTGGAAGTCCTCGGTGGGCGAGGTGGTGTCGCGCGAAGGGCTGCTGGGCGTGACGCTGCCAGAGGGCCACCACCGCGTGGTGCTGCGCTTCCTGCCCCGCTCCGGACTGGGAGGCGCGGCCGTGTCGGTGCTCGCCTGGGTGGGCCTGGCGGTGCTCGCCTGGGGCCCACGGCGGCGCGGCGCGTGGCCGGGGCCCGGAGCCGTGGCGGTGGCCGTCGTGCCCCTGGTCGCGATGGGCGTCCTGCTGGCGGCCTGGCGCGAACCGGAGGCGATGCCCGTGCTGCGCAACCCGGATGGCTCGCTGCTCGGGACGGCGGCGCTGCCACCGGACGCGCGAATCCTCCACGGACGCTTCGAGCGCCCCGTGGAGCTGGTGGCGGCCCAGGTGCCGGCCGCGCCCGACGCGCAGGGCATCGTCCCGCTGGTCCTCTACTGGCAGGTGCGGGGAAAGGTGCCCCGGTCGGTCGGCATCTGGGTGCACGTCACCGGCCCCGGGGAGCGGAAGACCGCCGACCACGCCGTCGTCGGCGGCACCTTCTTCTTCAGCGACGCGCCCCGCCGCGCGCTGCTGCGCGATGCCTTCGCCCTCTCCACGAAGGACTGGGAGCCGGGGCAATGGAAGGTCGTGGTGGGCCTCTGGTACGCGGGCGGAGACGGCTCACGCCTCCAGGCCTTCACGGCCGACGACACGCCCGTCCCCGAGGATGGCTTCGAGGTGGGGACCCTCACCGTCCCACCCAAGCCGTAGGCCTGAACCTCAGCGGACGTACTCCGCCAGATGCTTGCCGGTCAGCGTGGACCGCGCCGCGACCAGGGCGGCCGGGGTGCCTTCGAACACGATGCGCCCGCCGTCGTGGCCCGCGCCTGGCCCCAGGTCGATGATCCAGTCGGCGTGCGCCATGACGGCCTGGTGGTGCTCGATGACGATGACCGACTTGCCGGAGTCGACCAGTCGATCCAACAGCCCGAGCATCTGCTCCACGTCGGCCAGGTGCAGTCCGGTGGTCGGCTCGTCGAGCACGTAGACGCCGCCGTCCTCGCCCATGTGCGTCGCGAGCTTCAGCCGCTGCCGCTCGCCGCCCGACAGCGTGGTGAGCGGCTGGCCGAGTCGCAGGTAGCCGATCCCCACGTCGGTCATCCGCTTCAGGATCGCGTGCGCGGCCGGCGTATGCGCCTTGCCGGCGCCGAAGAAGGCGACCGCGTCCTTCACGGGCAGGTCGAGCACTTCGGCGATGTTGAGCCCGCCAAGCCGGTACTCCAGCACCGCCGCCTGGAACCGCCGGCCCTCGCACTCCTCGCAGACCGTGGCGACGCCGGCCATCATCGCCAGGTCGGTGTAGATGACCCCGGCGCCGTTGCAGACCGGGCAGGCGCCCTCGGAGTTGGCGCTGAACAGGGCGGGCTTGACGCCGTTGGCCTTCGCGAACGCCTTGCGGATCGGCTCCAGCAGGTCGGTGTACGTCGCCGGGTTGCTCCGCCGGGAGCCGCGGATGGGGGACTGGTCGACCGTCACCACGCCGTCCCGGCCCGACACCGAGCCGTGGATGAGGGAGCTCTTCCCCGACCCGGCCACGCCCGTCACCACCACCAGCACGCCGAGCGGGATGTCCACGTCGACCTTCCGCAGGTTGTGGGCGCTGGCGCCGCGCACCTTCAGCACCCCCGAAGGCTTGCGCAGCGACGGCTTCAGGGAGGCCCGGTCGTCCAGGTGCCGCCCGGTGAGCGTGCCGCTGGCCCGGAGCGCTTCGACGGTGCCCTCGAACACCACCTCGCCACCCGCGGTGCCAGCGCCGGGGCCCAGGTCGACGACGTGGTCGGCGATCTCGATGGCCTCCGGCTTGTGCTCGACGACCAGCACGGTGTTGCCCTTGTCGCGCAGCCGCAGCAGCAGGTCGTTCATCCGCTGGATGTCGTGCGGGTGCAGCCCGACCGTCGGCTCGTCGAACACGTACGTCACGTCGGTGAGCGACGACCCGAGGTGCCGGATCATCTGGATGCGCTGGGACTCGCCGCCCGACAGCGTCCCTGACGGCCGATCCAGGCTGAGGTAGCCCAGGCCAATCTCCACGAACGAGTCGAGCGTCCGCAGCAGCGTCGCCAGCAGCGGCGCGACGGACGGCTCCTTCAGGCCGCGCACCCACTCGGCCAGCTCGTTGATCTGCATCGCGCAGGCCTCGGCGATGTTGATCTTCTTGATCCTGGAGGACCGGGCGGCCTCGTTGAGCCGGGTGCCGCCACACTCGGGACAGGTGGTGAACGTCACCGCCCGCTCCACGAACGCGCGGATGTGCGGCTGCATCGCCTCCTTGTCCTTGGTCAGGAACGACTTCTGGATCCGCGGAACCAGCCCCTCGTAGGTCAAGTTCATGCTCTCGAACTTCACCTTGGTCGGCTCCCGGTAGAGGAAGTCCTGGAGCTCCTTCTTGGTGTAGTCGCGGATGGGCTTGTTCGGGTCGAGGAAGCCCGAGGCCCCGAAGATGCGCACCTGCCAGCCGTCGGCGGTGTAGCCCGGGATGGTGAGCGCGCCCTCGGCGAGCGACTTCGTGTCGTCGTAGAGCTGGGACAGGTCGATGTCCGTCACCGAGCCCATGCCCTCGCAGCGCGGGCACATGCCACCGGAGACCGTGAACTCGCGCTTCTCGGTCTTCGCGGCGCCGCCGCCCTTCTCGACCGAGATCTGCCCGACGCCTCGGACCGACGGGACGTTGAAGGAGAAGGCGTTGGACGAGCCGACGTGCGGCTTGCCCAGGCGGCTGAAGAGCACCCGCAGCATCGCGTTGGCGTCGGTCGCCGTGCCGACCGTCGAGCGGGAGTTGGCGCCCATCCGCTCCTGGTCGACGATGATGGCGGTCGTCAGCCCTTCCAGGACGTCGACCTCCGGCCGCCCCAGCGTCGGCATGAACCCCTGCACGAACGTGCTGTAGGTCTCGTTGATCAGCCGCTGGGACTCCGCCGCGATGGTGCCGAACACCAGCGACGACTTGCCAGAGCCCGAGACGCCGGTGAACACCGTCAGCCTCCGCTTGGGGAGTTCGATGCTCACGTCCTTCAGGTTGTTCTCGCGGGCACCCCGGACGCGGATCAGGTCGTGGCTGTCCGCCGGGTTCGGGCTGGAGGAGGGCTTGGGCTTGGTCATGGCGATGGAGTCAAAGTACGTCGTGCTCGGGAGAACAAGAAGAACAGACAGGCACCCCAGCAGGCCGTTGCTACAGCTCGAAGCCCACCATCAACGACGCGGAGGCCCGGGGCACCAGCGCCACGCCGGAGTCCCTGCGCGCCACCACGCCTCCCGCCGACGCGCTCAGCAGCGTAGACACGCCGCCGCGCACGCGCAGCCGCACGCCTCCGGACACCAGCGCCAGCGGCTCCAAACCGAAGCGCGCCTCATCGGAGGGAAGTCCGCTCTGGAAGACCGCCAGCGCCCCGGCCTCCAGCGCGCTGGAGAAGGTCCACGGTCCGTGCTTCCAGTGCGGTCCCGCGTTGAGCCGTAGCTCCAGCTCCGTCTGCCGGAAGGCCACCCGCCGACCCGAGCCCCTGCGCACCGCGAGCCCCACGCCCGACACGTCCAGTCCCCAGCCCAGCCGCCCCTCGCGCTCCAGGCGCACGTCCAGGCCCGCGATGGAGGGAAGGCCCGCGACAATCCCAGACGTCAGGGACGGCCCCACCGCGAGCAGCAGCGTGGACCCCACCCCACCCTTGCGCGCGAGCCACGACCGCGCGGCCTGTTCCAGGGGCGCGCCTCCCACCGATGCACTGCCATTGACGGGCACCGTCACGGACCGCGACAGGAAGCCCTCCTCCGCGCGCAGCAGCAGCCGGTATGCCCCCGGCGCCACGGCGAGCGTCGTGGGGCCCTCGCCCTTCTCCAGCTCCGCCACCAACGCGCCGCTTTCGGAGGAGAGGACCAGCCAGCGGCCCGGGGCCTTCACGTCCAGGGTCAGCCGCCCCCGTGCCTGCTGGGGTTCGGAGAGGACCAGCTCCCCGCGTCCCCGCAGGTCCATCCGGAACGTCGGGCGCTGCAATCCTCCCGCGGAGACGAGCGTGGACTCCAGCGTGCGCGCGTAGGCGTAGCGGTACGCCTCCTCCAGCGTGACGCGCCCGTCGCGCGACGCATCCGCCGCGCCGCGCAGGCCCGCCGCCAGGTGGTGCGTGAAA
Proteins encoded in this region:
- a CDS encoding ATP-binding cassette domain-containing protein; amino-acid sequence: MTKPKPSSSPNPADSHDLIRVRGARENNLKDVSIELPKRRLTVFTGVSGSGKSSLVFGTIAAESQRLINETYSTFVQGFMPTLGRPEVDVLEGLTTAIIVDQERMGANSRSTVGTATDANAMLRVLFSRLGKPHVGSSNAFSFNVPSVRGVGQISVEKGGGAAKTEKREFTVSGGMCPRCEGMGSVTDIDLSQLYDDTKSLAEGALTIPGYTADGWQVRIFGASGFLDPNKPIRDYTKKELQDFLYREPTKVKFESMNLTYEGLVPRIQKSFLTKDKEAMQPHIRAFVERAVTFTTCPECGGTRLNEAARSSRIKKINIAEACAMQINELAEWVRGLKEPSVAPLLATLLRTLDSFVEIGLGYLSLDRPSGTLSGGESQRIQMIRHLGSSLTDVTYVFDEPTVGLHPHDIQRMNDLLLRLRDKGNTVLVVEHKPEAIEIADHVVDLGPGAGTAGGEVVFEGTVEALRASGTLTGRHLDDRASLKPSLRKPSGVLKVRGASAHNLRKVDVDIPLGVLVVVTGVAGSGKSSLIHGSVSGRDGVVTVDQSPIRGSRRSNPATYTDLLEPIRKAFAKANGVKPALFSANSEGACPVCNGAGVIYTDLAMMAGVATVCEECEGRRFQAAVLEYRLGGLNIAEVLDLPVKDAVAFFGAGKAHTPAAHAILKRMTDVGIGYLRLGQPLTTLSGGERQRLKLATHMGEDGGVYVLDEPTTGLHLADVEQMLGLLDRLVDSGKSVIVIEHHQAVMAHADWIIDLGPGAGHDGGRIVFEGTPAALVAARSTLTGKHLAEYVR
- a CDS encoding caspase family protein, which gives rise to MRPRWLSTVVGLLAVLCVSVAPLHARAAEEAPRRWALIVGENQGLSGEERLRFAEADARRMREVLQEVGAVPPERTVTLLGTDAATLREALTRFQARLSSEASPRDWLVLYVSSHAGDGRLHLRGTELPMRELVDFLKGAPVGVGLLILDSCRSGVATRLKGLKPVAAPMLMEAADLEGRVVISASGADEYAQESDALQGSYFTHHLAAGLRGAADASRDGRVTLEEAYRYAYARTLESTLVSAGGLQRPTFRMDLRGRGELVLSEPQQARGRLTLDVKAPGRWLVLSSESGALVAELEKGEGPTTLAVAPGAYRLLLRAEEGFLSRSVTVPVNGSASVGGAPLEQAARSWLARKGGVGSTLLLAVGPSLTSGIVAGLPSIAGLDVRLEREGRLGWGLDVSGVGLAVRRGSGRRVAFRQTELELRLNAGPHWKHGPWTFSSALEAGALAVFQSGLPSDEARFGLEPLALVSGGVRLRVRGGVSTLLSASAGGVVARRDSGVALVPRASASLMVGFEL